One segment of Nostoc piscinale CENA21 DNA contains the following:
- a CDS encoding SDR family oxidoreductase: MSAEDLVLVVGATGGVGQLVVGKLLEKNVKVRVLTRNAAKAEKMFDNKVEIAVGDIREANTLPAAMPNITHIICCTGTTAFPSTRWDFDPQPNFLEWGQIFLDSEYREAKAKNTPTKVDAEGVSNLVAAAPRNLQRFVFVSSCGVHRKDKFPFSVLNAFGVLDAKQKGEAAIANSGLPYTIIRPGRLIDGPFTSYDLNTLLKATTNGKLGVVLGQGDTLSGDASRIDVAAACVESIFIPSTTNKAFDIINQGTRPAVINWEALFSQLTNSRE; encoded by the coding sequence ATGAGTGCTGAAGATTTAGTGCTAGTTGTTGGTGCTACTGGTGGAGTTGGGCAGCTAGTTGTAGGAAAGCTGTTAGAGAAGAATGTCAAGGTGCGCGTCCTGACACGAAATGCGGCAAAAGCCGAAAAAATGTTTGATAACAAAGTGGAAATTGCTGTCGGAGATATCCGGGAGGCTAACACATTACCAGCAGCGATGCCGAATATTACTCACATTATCTGTTGTACTGGCACGACTGCCTTTCCTTCAACGAGATGGGACTTTGACCCTCAGCCAAATTTCTTAGAATGGGGACAAATTTTCCTGGACTCTGAATATCGGGAAGCTAAGGCAAAAAATACGCCGACGAAGGTGGATGCTGAGGGGGTGAGTAACTTGGTAGCGGCTGCACCTCGCAATTTGCAAAGATTTGTGTTTGTGTCTTCTTGTGGTGTTCACCGCAAAGATAAATTTCCTTTTAGTGTGCTGAATGCTTTTGGTGTATTAGATGCTAAACAAAAAGGTGAGGCAGCGATCGCTAATTCTGGTTTACCATACACTATCATTCGCCCCGGTCGTTTAATTGACGGGCCTTTCACTTCCTACGACTTGAATACTCTCCTCAAAGCCACCACTAATGGTAAGTTGGGTGTAGTTTTAGGTCAAGGCGACACATTATCAGGAGATGCCAGCCGTATTGATGTTGCAGCCGCTTGTGTAGAATCAATTTTTATACCATCTACCACTAATAAAGCTTTTGACATCATCAATCAAGGAACTAGACCTGCTGTAATTAACTGGGAAGCACTGTTTTCTCAGTTAACTAACTCTAGGGAGTAG
- the devC gene encoding ABC transporter permease DevC, whose translation MTGIIQELQRRTPLGWLQLSHHKSRLLVALAGIAFADVLIFMQLGFQNALYDSNTRLNRALVADIILLSPQSRNMQNLATFSRRRLLQAADVPGVQSATAMYIGLLTWKNPQTRRKTSMQAIGFNPEQSALNIPGVQSQLDKIKLPDTFIFDRASRGEYQEVVQQLDAGKVVTTEVDKHTINLSGGFTLGASFGADGTLVSSDENFLRLFPRRQVGGINLGLINIQPGYDVQQVAAGLKLHLQSEDVKVLTRAEYIKFEEDYWKTESPIGFIFSLGVSMGVIVGVIIVYQVLSTDVNAHIKEYATFKAMGYRNAYLLGVIFEEAIILAVLGFIPGFIFPLGLYQLAATATNLPIYMTVSRALFVLILTVMMCSLSGAIATRKLQSADPADMF comes from the coding sequence ATGACAGGAATTATTCAAGAACTGCAACGCCGCACACCTTTGGGATGGTTGCAACTGAGTCATCACAAAAGCCGCTTGTTGGTTGCATTAGCTGGTATAGCCTTTGCTGATGTGCTGATTTTTATGCAGCTAGGTTTTCAGAATGCGCTGTATGACAGCAACACCCGCCTGAATCGCGCCTTGGTTGCAGACATTATCTTGCTCAGTCCCCAAAGCCGGAATATGCAGAATTTAGCAACATTCTCTCGGCGGCGACTGTTGCAAGCCGCAGATGTACCCGGTGTGCAATCAGCCACAGCCATGTATATCGGTTTATTAACTTGGAAAAATCCCCAAACCCGCCGCAAAACCTCAATGCAAGCCATTGGCTTTAACCCGGAACAATCCGCCTTAAACATTCCCGGAGTTCAAAGCCAATTAGACAAAATTAAACTCCCAGATACCTTCATTTTTGATCGGGCATCCAGAGGTGAATATCAAGAAGTTGTTCAGCAACTTGATGCAGGTAAAGTTGTAACCACAGAAGTAGATAAACACACGATTAATCTTAGTGGTGGATTTACATTAGGCGCATCATTTGGTGCTGATGGCACATTAGTTTCTAGTGATGAAAACTTTTTGCGGTTATTTCCGCGACGACAAGTAGGCGGGATTAATCTTGGTTTAATTAATATTCAACCAGGTTATGATGTCCAACAAGTTGCAGCAGGATTAAAATTACATCTCCAAAGTGAAGATGTTAAAGTATTAACCCGCGCAGAATACATCAAATTTGAAGAAGATTATTGGAAAACCGAAAGCCCGATTGGTTTTATCTTCAGTTTAGGTGTATCAATGGGTGTGATTGTGGGTGTAATTATTGTTTATCAAGTCTTATCAACTGATGTGAATGCCCATATTAAAGAATATGCCACATTCAAAGCAATGGGCTATCGCAATGCCTACTTACTCGGAGTCATTTTTGAAGAAGCAATTATATTAGCAGTCTTGGGTTTTATTCCTGGCTTTATCTTCCCATTAGGACTTTATCAATTAGCTGCCACGGCGACAAACTTACCCATATATATGACAGTAAGTCGAGCATTATTTGTCTTAATTTTAACAGTCATGATGTGTAGTTTGTCTGGAGCGATCGCTACTCGCAAACTCCAATCAGCCGACCCCGCAGATATGTTTTAA
- the ndhI gene encoding NAD(P)H-quinone oxidoreductase subunit I, whose amino-acid sequence MFNFLKEVGRYAKHSFLAGRYIGQGLSVTFDHMRRRPITVQYPYEKLIPSERFRGRIHFEFDKCISCEVCVRVCPINLPVVDWEFDKASKKKKLNHYSIDFGVCIFCGNCVEFCPTNCLSFTEEYELSVYDRHELNLDNVAMGRLPYKVTEDAMVTPLRELVYLPKAVLNPHGVPDDAHRAGMLPSEILEQAVENVNEINSLKNDS is encoded by the coding sequence ATGTTTAATTTTCTTAAAGAAGTTGGCCGCTATGCTAAACACAGCTTTCTAGCAGGTCGATACATTGGGCAAGGTCTGTCCGTAACATTTGACCACATGCGCCGCCGTCCCATTACTGTACAGTATCCTTACGAAAAACTCATTCCCTCTGAAAGATTTCGCGGACGGATTCATTTTGAATTTGATAAGTGTATCTCTTGTGAAGTTTGTGTACGAGTCTGCCCGATTAATTTGCCGGTAGTAGATTGGGAATTTGACAAAGCTAGTAAAAAGAAAAAGCTCAATCATTACAGCATAGATTTCGGAGTTTGTATTTTTTGCGGTAATTGTGTGGAATTCTGCCCCACAAACTGTCTTTCATTTACTGAAGAATATGAACTAAGTGTTTATGACCGCCATGAGTTGAATCTAGATAATGTGGCGATGGGAAGATTACCTTACAAAGTTACCGAAGATGCAATGGTAACACCGTTAAGAGAATTAGTTTACTTACCAAAAGCAGTATTAAATCCTCACGGTGTGCCTGATGATGCCCATCGAGCAGGTATGTTGCCATCAGAAATTTTAGAACAAGCTGTAGAAAATGTTAATGAAATAAATTCTTTGAAAAATGACAGTTAA
- a CDS encoding ISAs1 family transposase yields MSKKTVQQIIHSGNDYVIAVKANQPKLYHQIQQNMQHSQPTTIHTDFERRSGRFTQRRVCVFENLNNISHDWLGLKSIIQVERVGTRAGKAYQETAYYISSLSLKASDFACGIRRHWGVENRLHWVKDVVFDEDSAQMVDGYAAANFSILRSFVINLFRHNGFDSLTRAIRFCSHNIPLLFSFLE; encoded by the coding sequence TTGTCAAAAAAAACAGTCCAGCAAATCATCCACAGTGGCAATGATTATGTGATTGCAGTCAAAGCCAATCAGCCCAAACTGTATCACCAAATCCAACAGAATATGCAGCACTCACAGCCCACAACTATACATACTGATTTTGAACGAAGGAGTGGTCGCTTTACTCAACGTCGTGTTTGTGTATTTGAAAACTTGAACAATATTTCCCATGATTGGCTGGGTTTAAAGTCGATTATTCAAGTCGAACGAGTTGGTACTCGTGCTGGTAAAGCTTACCAAGAAACTGCTTACTACATCAGTTCTCTGTCCCTGAAAGCATCCGATTTTGCCTGTGGTATTCGTCGCCACTGGGGCGTAGAAAATCGATTACATTGGGTGAAAGATGTTGTCTTTGATGAAGACTCTGCCCAAATGGTTGATGGTTATGCTGCTGCCAACTTCTCAATTCTCCGCAGTTTTGTGATTAATCTTTTCCGCCACAATGGTTTTGATTCCCTTACCAGAGCTATCAGATTCTGCTCCCACAACATCCCATTACTTTTTTCTTTTTTAGAATGA
- a CDS encoding GUN4 domain-containing protein, translating into MLKKKALGIVEIESIDTKAEILIEKIKLPEVVQDDIKFNQEELQVTTTIDYGKLQSLLAEYKWQDADIETAKLMLQIMGKSDWNEVYREDILNFSCQAFYNIDQLWQKYSHGYFGFSIQQSIWDEIGGQVDYETEKKLGDRWGGARTENGCNTNN; encoded by the coding sequence TTGCTCAAAAAAAAAGCACTGGGGATAGTAGAGATAGAAAGTATTGATACCAAAGCGGAAATTCTAATAGAAAAAATAAAATTACCAGAAGTAGTTCAGGATGATATTAAGTTTAACCAAGAAGAATTGCAGGTTACAACAACTATTGATTATGGTAAGCTGCAAAGTCTACTGGCAGAGTATAAATGGCAAGATGCAGATATTGAAACAGCCAAATTAATGTTGCAAATTATGGGTAAGAGTGATTGGAATGAAGTTTATCGGGAAGATATTCTGAATTTTTCTTGCCAAGCTTTTTATAACATTGATCAACTTTGGCAAAAATATAGTCATGGTTATTTTGGCTTTAGTATTCAGCAAAGTATTTGGGATGAAATTGGTGGACAAGTTGATTATGAAACCGAAAAAAAATTAGGCGATCGCTGGGGTGGCGCAAGGACGGAAAATGGTTGCAATACGAACAACTAA
- a CDS encoding DevA family ABC transporter ATP-binding protein, with protein sequence METTYSPKPVISIQNLDHYFGQGQLRKQVLFNINLTINAGEIIIMTGPSGSGKTTLLTLVGGLRSAQSGSLQVLDRELCHASSEELTQARRSNGYIFQAHNLHGSLTAIQNVRMGLEVHHGITPQEMLTRSQAMLAAVGLEHRLNYYPDSLSGGQKQRVAIARALVNQPKIVLADEPTAALDKQSGRDVVELMQKLAKEQGCTILLVTHDNRILDIADRIIYMEDGHLVRDGVSAVAMEK encoded by the coding sequence ATGGAAACTACTTACTCACCTAAACCTGTTATCTCCATCCAAAATCTTGACCATTATTTCGGTCAAGGTCAACTGCGTAAACAAGTTTTATTTAATATCAACCTCACCATTAATGCAGGTGAAATTATCATTATGACTGGCCCTTCCGGTTCTGGTAAAACTACATTATTAACCTTAGTAGGTGGCTTACGTTCCGCCCAATCTGGTAGTTTACAAGTATTAGACCGAGAACTTTGTCATGCTAGTAGTGAAGAATTAACCCAAGCCCGACGCAGCAACGGATATATTTTCCAAGCTCACAACTTGCATGGTAGTTTAACAGCAATTCAGAATGTGCGGATGGGTTTAGAAGTGCATCATGGAATTACACCCCAAGAAATGCTGACACGTTCCCAAGCAATGTTAGCCGCAGTTGGGTTAGAACATCGCTTGAATTACTATCCTGATAGTTTATCGGGGGGACAAAAACAACGGGTAGCGATCGCTCGTGCCTTAGTAAATCAACCTAAAATAGTCTTGGCAGATGAACCAACAGCCGCCCTCGATAAACAATCTGGGCGCGATGTCGTGGAATTAATGCAAAAACTTGCCAAAGAGCAAGGCTGTACAATTTTGCTAGTCACCCACGACAACCGCATTTTAGATATTGCTGACCGAATTATTTACATGGAAGATGGACATCTGGTGAGGGATGGGGTGAGTGCTGTAGCGATGGAGAAGTGA
- a CDS encoding GDP-mannose 4,6-dehydratase → MPKKALICGVSGQDGAYLAELLLNKGYIVCGTSRDAQMSSFNNLVRLGIHDQIKLASVALTDFRSVLQVLTKIQPDEVYNLAGQSSVGLSFEQPVETLESIATGTLNLLEAIRFIGAPIKLYNAGSSECFGNTGEQPADENTPFRPRSPYGVAKATAFWEVANYREAYGLFACSGILYNHESPLRPERFVTQKIISGACRIAKGEQNHLYLGNISVQRDWGWAPEYVEAMYLMLQQNEPDDYVIATGETSKLEDFVAEAFACLGLDWQEYVTTDGSLLRPTDIVIGRGNPANAKEKLGWQAQYTMKDVVRMMIEDKQKDYL, encoded by the coding sequence ATGCCGAAAAAAGCACTTATTTGTGGAGTATCAGGTCAAGATGGGGCTTATTTAGCAGAGTTACTCTTAAACAAGGGATACATTGTCTGTGGAACTTCACGGGACGCGCAGATGTCGTCGTTTAATAATTTAGTGCGCTTGGGCATCCATGATCAAATTAAATTGGCTTCTGTGGCGTTGACTGATTTTCGTAGTGTCTTGCAGGTTTTGACAAAAATTCAGCCAGATGAAGTTTACAACCTAGCGGGACAAAGTTCTGTGGGTTTATCTTTTGAACAACCAGTAGAAACTTTAGAGAGTATCGCTACTGGGACTTTGAATTTATTAGAAGCGATTCGTTTTATTGGTGCGCCGATTAAACTTTATAATGCCGGTTCTAGTGAATGCTTTGGGAATACGGGTGAACAGCCAGCAGATGAAAATACACCATTTCGTCCACGCAGTCCTTATGGTGTGGCTAAAGCTACGGCTTTTTGGGAAGTCGCTAATTACAGAGAAGCTTATGGCTTATTTGCTTGTTCTGGTATTTTATACAACCATGAATCGCCTTTAAGACCAGAAAGATTTGTAACTCAGAAAATTATTTCTGGTGCTTGTCGTATTGCTAAAGGCGAGCAGAATCACCTTTATTTAGGTAATATCTCCGTTCAACGTGACTGGGGTTGGGCTCCTGAATATGTTGAGGCGATGTATTTAATGTTGCAACAAAATGAACCAGATGATTATGTAATTGCAACTGGCGAGACATCAAAATTAGAAGACTTTGTAGCAGAGGCTTTTGCTTGTTTAGGATTAGATTGGCAAGAATATGTAACTACTGATGGTAGTTTATTACGACCCACTGATATTGTAATTGGCAGAGGTAACCCAGCAAATGCAAAAGAAAAGTTGGGATGGCAAGCACAATACACAATGAAAGATGTAGTGCGAATGATGATAGAAGATAAGCAAAAAGATTATTTGTAA